Proteins encoded together in one Oncorhynchus mykiss isolate Arlee chromosome 7, USDA_OmykA_1.1, whole genome shotgun sequence window:
- the c7h10orf53 gene encoding UPF0728 protein C10orf53 homolog, giving the protein MPQNAVVIVRYGPYKSCGIVDHRTFRLIGLQAALKENGHQSVLEKMSDWNKVELVVNGECVYTCSIKQLEFGGDGKLDPLCKEAVTAVQNAY; this is encoded by the exons ATGCCTCAAAATGCAGTAGTAATCGTGCGCTACGGCCCTTATAAATCGTGTGGCATCGTGGACCACAGAACGTTTCGTCTGATTGGCCTCCAAG CTGCATTGAAAGAGAATGGACATCAAAGTGTATTGGAGAAAATGTCTGATTGGAACAAGGTGGAACTTGTGGTCAATGGAGAATGTGTCTACACATGCAGCATAAAACAACTGGAGTTTG GAGGAGATGGGAAACTGGACCCCCTATGCAAGGAGGCCGTCACTGCTGTGCAGAATGCATACTGA